Proteins from one Microbacterium sp. Root553 genomic window:
- a CDS encoding sulfite exporter TauE/SafE family protein, whose product MDIGSVLGLEQLTWGTLILVIVAAFAAGWIDAVVGGGGLLQLPALLLIPGMSPIQALATNKLASVFGTATSSVTYYRRAKPDIRTALPMAVIALVGSFGGAAVATVLPAAAFKPIIVVALLAVALFTAFRPQMGAATMLRFSGHRHHIMAGLSGLVIGFYDGLIGPGTGTFLVISLVALLGYDFLQASAKAKIVNLATNAGALLLFIPHGAVLWLLGGILAVANVAGSYLGSRMAISKGARFIRIVFLAVVVVLIAKLGVDVWNENIAPALAALR is encoded by the coding sequence ATGGACATCGGCAGTGTGCTCGGGCTCGAGCAGCTCACCTGGGGCACGCTGATCCTCGTGATCGTCGCGGCATTCGCCGCGGGGTGGATCGACGCGGTCGTGGGTGGCGGCGGGTTGCTGCAGCTGCCCGCGCTGCTGCTGATCCCCGGCATGTCGCCGATCCAGGCGCTCGCCACCAACAAGCTCGCCTCCGTCTTCGGCACCGCCACCAGCAGCGTGACGTACTACCGGCGGGCGAAGCCCGACATCCGCACCGCTCTGCCGATGGCGGTGATCGCCCTCGTCGGCTCGTTCGGGGGAGCGGCCGTCGCCACCGTGCTGCCCGCTGCGGCCTTCAAGCCGATCATCGTCGTCGCGCTGCTCGCCGTCGCGCTGTTCACGGCCTTCCGGCCGCAGATGGGGGCCGCCACGATGCTGCGCTTCAGCGGCCACAGGCACCACATCATGGCCGGGCTGTCGGGGCTCGTGATCGGCTTCTACGACGGCCTCATCGGTCCGGGCACCGGGACGTTCCTGGTGATCTCGCTTGTGGCGCTGCTCGGCTACGACTTTCTGCAGGCGAGCGCCAAGGCGAAGATCGTGAACCTCGCCACGAACGCCGGCGCCCTGCTGCTGTTCATCCCGCACGGTGCGGTGCTGTGGCTGCTCGGCGGCATCCTCGCCGTCGCGAACGTCGCGGGCAGCTACCTCGGATCCCGCATGGCGATCTCGAAGGGAGCGCGGTTCATCCGCATCGTCTTCCTCGCCGTCGTCGTCGTGCTCATCGCGAAGCTCGGCGTCGACGTGTGGAACGAGAACATCGCTCCCGCTCTCGCTGCCCTCCGTTGA
- a CDS encoding YegP family protein, with the protein MAGKFELYTDSAGGHRFRLKAGNGEVIASSESYTTRSAAKNGVESVKTNAPGATVVELD; encoded by the coding sequence ATGGCAGGCAAGTTCGAGCTGTACACCGACAGTGCCGGTGGTCATCGGTTCCGACTGAAGGCCGGCAACGGCGAGGTCATCGCGTCGAGCGAGAGCTACACCACGCGGTCCGCCGCGAAGAACGGCGTCGAGTCGGTGAAGACCAACGCGCCGGGAGCCACGGTCGTCGAACTCGACTGA
- a CDS encoding histidine phosphatase family protein has product MVASRLHLVRHGEVHNPKRVLYGRLPDYHLSTAGRTMAQAAADHVAGLGREVTTLYASPLERAQESAEPFAARFDLVPEIDIRLIEPTNVFEGTQMKRSLMNPLNWWHLRQPSLPSWGEPYTSIAERMLGLMAEAWRSVDGGDLVMVSHQAPIWITHLRVAGLPLQHDPRTRRCALSSVTSFELVGDVWREVAYAEPAATGGAIDVGAV; this is encoded by the coding sequence ATGGTGGCGTCGCGACTGCACCTCGTCCGCCACGGAGAGGTGCACAACCCGAAGCGCGTCCTCTATGGGCGGCTGCCCGACTACCACCTGAGCACGGCCGGTCGGACGATGGCGCAGGCGGCAGCCGACCACGTCGCCGGCCTCGGCCGGGAGGTGACGACGCTCTACGCCTCCCCGCTGGAGCGGGCGCAGGAATCCGCCGAACCGTTCGCCGCACGATTCGATCTGGTCCCCGAGATCGACATCCGTCTGATCGAGCCCACGAACGTGTTCGAGGGCACGCAGATGAAGCGCTCGCTGATGAACCCGCTCAACTGGTGGCACCTGCGTCAGCCGTCGCTGCCGAGCTGGGGTGAGCCGTACACCTCGATCGCCGAGCGCATGCTGGGTCTGATGGCCGAGGCATGGAGGTCGGTCGACGGTGGAGATCTGGTGATGGTGTCGCACCAGGCGCCGATCTGGATCACACACCTCCGGGTGGCGGGTCTGCCGTTGCAGCACGACCCGCGCACCCGGCGCTGCGCGCTCTCGAGCGTCACCTCGTTCGAGCTCGTCGGCGATGTGTGGCGTGAGGTCGCCTACGCGGAGCCCGCCGCGACCGGCGGCGCGATCGACGTCGGGGCGGTCTGA
- a CDS encoding MerR family transcriptional regulator produces the protein MKSSAQNPWSVGEVAARFDLPTNVLRHWESVGLLRPARDAAGRRRYGEDEVVQVAVIQRSKAAGMTLDQIAVLLDDSARGRHEVLQRHLDDLDRRMEEMRRSREITEHAMNCRAHDITSCPRFRAGVEDVLARF, from the coding sequence ATGAAGTCAAGCGCGCAGAATCCCTGGTCCGTCGGCGAGGTCGCCGCGCGGTTCGATCTGCCGACCAACGTGCTCAGGCATTGGGAGTCGGTCGGCCTGCTGCGGCCCGCACGCGACGCCGCGGGCCGGCGGCGGTACGGGGAAGACGAGGTCGTGCAGGTCGCCGTGATCCAGCGCAGCAAGGCTGCGGGCATGACCCTCGATCAGATCGCGGTGCTGCTCGACGACAGCGCCCGGGGTCGGCACGAGGTGCTGCAGCGGCACCTCGACGACCTGGATCGTCGGATGGAGGAGATGCGGCGCTCGCGGGAGATCACCGAGCATGCGATGAACTGCCGGGCGCACGACATCACGAGCTGTCCGCGCTTCCGCGCCGGTGTCGAAGACGTGCTGGCACGCTTCTGA
- a CDS encoding ABC transporter permease, with the protein MTTATTTGADAAASAPVTPTAHSAGPASTARALRSGPSAAWLGLVPFAAYVLLFLAVPTVLAIGSGFFTKDGAFTVSNVSALIDPVVLTTFANSAGLSLLTAVVGAIVGALVCYALLGMNPEGVVRSTVDAVAGVLAQFGGVMLAFAFIATIGIQGVLKLFLQDTFGIDIFANGTWLYELPGLILPYIYFQIPLMVITFMPALAALKPQWAEANLTLGGTRSSFWLRIGAPVLAPSFLASLLLLFANAFSSYATAAALASQGSQIVPLQIRAALTSETVLGRENLAGALALGMIIIVGVVMALYSLIQRRAARWQS; encoded by the coding sequence GTGACCACGGCCACCACGACGGGGGCGGATGCCGCGGCATCCGCCCCCGTCACCCCCACCGCTCACAGCGCAGGGCCCGCGTCGACCGCGCGGGCCCTGCGCTCGGGGCCGTCCGCCGCCTGGTTGGGGCTCGTGCCCTTCGCCGCGTATGTGCTGCTGTTCCTCGCCGTGCCGACCGTCCTGGCCATCGGCTCGGGGTTCTTCACGAAGGACGGCGCCTTCACCGTCAGCAACGTGTCGGCTCTCATCGATCCCGTCGTGCTCACCACCTTCGCGAACTCCGCCGGGCTGTCGCTGCTGACCGCCGTGGTCGGCGCGATCGTCGGGGCCCTCGTCTGCTATGCCCTCCTCGGCATGAACCCCGAGGGCGTCGTCCGCTCGACGGTGGATGCCGTCGCGGGTGTGCTCGCCCAGTTCGGCGGCGTCATGCTCGCGTTCGCCTTCATCGCCACGATCGGCATCCAGGGCGTGCTGAAGCTGTTCCTGCAGGACACGTTCGGCATCGACATCTTCGCGAACGGCACCTGGCTCTACGAGCTGCCCGGCCTGATCCTGCCGTACATCTACTTCCAGATCCCGCTCATGGTGATCACGTTCATGCCCGCCCTCGCCGCGCTCAAGCCGCAGTGGGCAGAGGCGAACCTCACGCTGGGCGGCACCCGCTCCAGCTTCTGGCTGCGCATCGGCGCCCCGGTGCTCGCCCCGTCGTTCCTGGCCAGTCTGCTGCTGCTGTTCGCCAACGCGTTCTCGTCGTACGCGACCGCCGCCGCCCTCGCCAGCCAGGGTTCGCAGATTGTGCCGTTGCAGATCCGCGCGGCGCTGACGAGTGAGACCGTGCTGGGTCGAGAGAACCTCGCCGGGGCTCTCGCGCTCGGCATGATCATCATCGTCGGAGTCGTCATGGCCCTCTACTCACTCATCCAGCGCCGCGCAGCGAGGTGGCAGTCGTGA
- a CDS encoding DUF5684 domain-containing protein, with product MDSNGISDLYASIFSGTSGLIVLAFYILVVIGLWKVFTKAGYPGILALIPFVNVIFLVKIAGMSGWLALLYLIPIVGFIFGIFVAIRMGERFGKGGLFSFFLLFVFPYIGYLILGFGESRYRQV from the coding sequence ATGGACTCCAACGGAATCTCCGACCTGTACGCATCGATCTTCTCGGGAACCTCGGGGCTGATCGTCCTGGCCTTCTACATCCTGGTCGTGATCGGCCTCTGGAAGGTCTTCACGAAGGCCGGATACCCCGGCATCCTCGCGCTCATCCCCTTCGTGAACGTCATCTTCCTCGTGAAGATCGCCGGGATGTCGGGATGGCTCGCACTGCTCTACCTGATCCCGATCGTGGGGTTCATCTTCGGCATCTTCGTCGCCATCCGGATGGGCGAGCGCTTCGGCAAGGGCGGGCTGTTCTCGTTCTTCCTCCTGTTCGTCTTCCCGTACATCGGATATCTGATCCTGGGCTTCGGCGAGTCCCGCTACCGACAGGTCTGA
- a CDS encoding ABC transporter permease translates to MNRLAPSPVTRWIIGILVGAFFAIPLISTFLYTLRQTDGSLGLERWAAVFDPARSAAIRPIWMGLGNSLVLALVTVAIVLLLLAPTMILVNLRFGRLRPAFEFVVLLPISIPAIVLVVGLAPIYLQIGRSLGTGTWTLAFAYGITVLPFAYRSIQASIDAADLRTLAEAARSLGASWPTVVLKVLAPNLRQGLLAASLISIAVVLGEFTIASLLNRQVFQTAMVVVQKQDPYAPAIFTLLALLFVFLLLLLIGRVARGTRKAQS, encoded by the coding sequence GTGAACCGCCTCGCTCCCTCCCCCGTGACCCGCTGGATCATCGGCATCCTCGTCGGAGCCTTCTTCGCGATCCCGCTGATCTCGACCTTTCTCTACACGCTGCGCCAGACCGACGGCAGCCTCGGCCTCGAACGCTGGGCTGCGGTGTTCGATCCGGCGAGATCCGCGGCGATCCGGCCGATCTGGATGGGTCTGGGCAACTCGCTCGTCCTCGCCCTCGTCACGGTGGCGATCGTTCTCCTGCTGCTCGCGCCGACCATGATCCTGGTCAATCTGCGCTTCGGCAGGCTCCGCCCCGCCTTCGAGTTCGTGGTGCTGCTGCCGATCTCGATCCCCGCGATCGTGCTCGTGGTCGGGCTCGCGCCCATCTACCTCCAGATCGGCCGCTCCCTCGGCACCGGCACCTGGACGCTCGCCTTCGCCTACGGCATCACCGTTCTCCCGTTCGCCTATCGCTCGATCCAGGCGTCGATAGACGCCGCCGATCTGCGCACGCTCGCCGAGGCCGCACGTTCCCTGGGCGCGAGCTGGCCGACCGTGGTGCTGAAGGTCCTCGCACCGAATCTGCGTCAGGGGCTGCTGGCTGCCTCGCTGATCTCGATCGCGGTCGTGCTCGGCGAGTTCACGATCGCCTCGCTGCTGAACCGCCAGGTGTTCCAGACCGCCATGGTCGTCGTGCAGAAGCAGGATCCCTACGCTCCCGCGATCTTCACGCTGCTGGCTCTGCTGTTCGTCTTCCTGCTCCTGCTCCTCATCGGCCGCGTCGCTCGCGGCACCCGAAAGGCCCAGTCATGA
- a CDS encoding NAD(P)/FAD-dependent oxidoreductase, whose protein sequence is MYDAIVIGAGPAGLQAALTLGRMHRSTLLLDSGEYRNGTVQHMHNVITNDGAAPADFRATARTELAAYTDVEIRDVGAQNVTGADGDFTIVLTDGDSVEARRVILATGVADELPAVPGLQQLWGLKAFACPFCDGHEHAGRPIGILGPVARAEHLIGLLGRIVGDITVYPIDERFTAEEAQLLERLGARASMEPVASVAAHGDGVRISTESGGAQTVAGVFVASGTLRQRAPFADDLALGMLPSGSIEIDDFGRTSLPGIFAAGDLAHRASLPGPLASVLLAAAAGQIAAIGVVQSLMAH, encoded by the coding sequence ATGTACGACGCGATCGTCATCGGCGCAGGACCCGCCGGCCTGCAGGCGGCACTCACACTCGGACGGATGCATCGGTCGACGCTGCTGCTGGACTCGGGCGAGTACCGCAACGGCACCGTGCAGCACATGCACAACGTGATCACGAACGACGGCGCAGCTCCTGCGGACTTCCGCGCCACCGCCAGGACGGAACTCGCCGCCTACACGGATGTCGAGATCCGCGACGTCGGGGCGCAGAACGTGACTGGCGCCGACGGGGACTTCACGATCGTCCTCACCGACGGTGACAGCGTCGAGGCCCGACGCGTCATCCTCGCGACGGGAGTCGCCGACGAACTCCCCGCCGTCCCCGGCCTGCAGCAGTTGTGGGGCCTGAAGGCCTTCGCCTGCCCGTTCTGCGACGGGCACGAGCACGCCGGCCGCCCGATCGGCATCCTCGGCCCCGTCGCGCGTGCCGAGCACCTGATCGGACTGCTCGGTCGCATCGTCGGGGACATCACGGTCTACCCGATCGACGAGCGCTTCACCGCAGAGGAGGCGCAGCTGCTCGAACGACTCGGCGCGAGGGCGAGCATGGAGCCGGTGGCCTCCGTCGCCGCGCACGGCGACGGCGTACGCATCTCGACGGAGTCCGGTGGCGCGCAGACGGTGGCAGGCGTCTTCGTGGCATCCGGAACACTCCGCCAGCGCGCGCCGTTCGCCGATGACCTCGCCCTGGGGATGCTGCCGTCGGGGTCGATCGAGATCGACGACTTCGGTCGCACCTCGCTGCCAGGGATATTCGCGGCGGGAGACCTCGCGCACCGGGCCTCGCTGCCGGGGCCGCTGGCCTCGGTGCTGCTGGCGGCTGCCGCGGGTCAGATCGCGGCGATCGGCGTCGTCCAGTCGCTCATGGCTCACTGA
- a CDS encoding GNAT family N-acetyltransferase: MLDALALPFPIDSRAGAATLRRAVVDDANAVIALLSDDPISASRGDVASVEDRPAYASALEEILADPSNDLLVVELDGAVVGTLQLTSIPGMARRGARRLLVEAVRVRSDLRSSGIGSAVMRWVSDDAAPALGSAMVQLTSDAARTDAHRFYERLGYVGSHVGFKYQVPRA; this comes from the coding sequence ATGCTCGACGCTCTCGCCCTGCCCTTCCCCATCGATTCCCGAGCGGGCGCCGCGACCCTGCGCAGAGCCGTCGTCGACGACGCGAATGCGGTGATCGCCCTGCTCTCGGACGACCCGATCAGCGCGTCGCGCGGCGACGTCGCATCCGTCGAGGACCGCCCCGCCTATGCATCGGCTCTCGAGGAGATCCTCGCCGACCCGTCGAACGATCTGCTCGTGGTCGAGCTCGACGGAGCAGTCGTCGGCACCCTGCAGCTCACCTCGATCCCCGGCATGGCGCGACGCGGTGCGAGACGTCTGCTCGTCGAGGCCGTGCGCGTGCGCAGCGATCTGCGCTCGTCGGGCATCGGCTCCGCCGTCATGCGCTGGGTCTCCGACGATGCGGCGCCGGCGCTGGGCTCGGCGATGGTGCAGCTCACCTCGGACGCCGCCCGCACCGATGCGCACCGGTTCTACGAGCGACTGGGATACGTGGGTTCGCACGTCGGGTTCAAATATCAGGTTCCCCGCGCCTGA
- a CDS encoding ABC transporter ATP-binding protein, translated as MTLPETADNMLLAEAGEGTRVQLQGIVKSYSGTTVLHGVDLDIAPGEFVSLLGPSGCGKTTLLRVLAGLEGLDGGAVLLGGSDVSRVPTNKRDIGMVFQSYSLFPHLRVVENTAFGLRRRGVGRADAAARALDALALVGLADFADRFPHQLSGGQQQRVALARALVTEPKVLLLDEPLSALDAKVRVQLRDEIRRIQLRLGITTVFVTHDQEEALAVSDRIAVMNAGTIEQIGTPEQLYTSPSTAGVAAFVGLSSVVSGVAEGDHVVVWGQRLPLRSPADGPVDVFLRPENVHFASEADAATDALVQESTFLGSMRRTLVRTESGELVRLQHAPGIHPAFGDRVRIAVAPEPVAVHPRG; from the coding sequence ATGACCCTTCCCGAGACCGCCGACAACATGCTGCTCGCCGAGGCCGGCGAGGGCACTCGCGTGCAGCTGCAGGGCATCGTGAAGAGCTACTCCGGCACCACCGTGCTGCACGGCGTCGACCTCGACATCGCGCCGGGCGAGTTCGTGTCGCTGCTCGGCCCGTCCGGGTGCGGAAAGACGACCCTCCTGCGCGTGCTGGCCGGGCTCGAGGGCCTCGACGGCGGCGCTGTGCTCCTCGGCGGAAGCGACGTGTCCCGCGTACCCACCAACAAGCGCGACATCGGCATGGTCTTCCAGTCGTACTCGCTCTTCCCGCATCTGCGAGTGGTCGAGAACACGGCCTTCGGGCTCCGCCGCCGCGGTGTCGGCAGAGCGGATGCCGCTGCGCGCGCGCTCGATGCCCTCGCCCTCGTCGGACTCGCCGACTTCGCCGATCGTTTCCCGCACCAGCTCTCCGGCGGGCAGCAGCAGCGCGTGGCGCTCGCCCGCGCGCTGGTGACGGAGCCCAAGGTGCTGCTTCTCGACGAGCCGCTGTCCGCCCTCGACGCGAAGGTGCGCGTGCAGCTGCGCGACGAGATCCGTCGGATCCAGCTGCGCCTCGGCATCACCACCGTCTTCGTCACCCACGACCAGGAGGAGGCGCTGGCGGTGTCGGATCGGATCGCGGTGATGAACGCGGGCACCATCGAGCAGATCGGCACCCCCGAGCAGCTGTACACGTCACCGTCGACAGCGGGAGTGGCCGCGTTCGTCGGTCTCTCCAGCGTCGTCTCCGGCGTCGCCGAGGGAGATCACGTCGTGGTGTGGGGACAGCGGCTGCCCCTGCGTTCGCCGGCCGACGGTCCCGTCGATGTGTTCCTTCGGCCCGAGAACGTGCACTTCGCGTCCGAGGCGGATGCCGCGACGGACGCGCTCGTGCAGGAGAGCACGTTCCTCGGCAGCATGCGCCGCACGCTCGTGCGCACCGAGTCGGGTGAGCTGGTGCGGCTGCAGCACGCCCCCGGCATCCACCCCGCGTTCGGCGATCGCGTGCGGATCGCGGTCGCCCCCGAGCCGGTCGCGGTGCATCCACGGGGCTGA
- a CDS encoding TlpA family protein disulfide reductase: protein MPLASTVPPIRSGRPSRIRPVRRSVGVALAAVLAIGLSACAPDPVNDSFLSGDNPGYVAADGAIVEIPVAERGEPVTAFGGVTEDGEDFDSAELAGKVTVVNFWYAGCAPCRVEAEDLENVWQEQGGDGVAFLGINTRDQADTAKAFSAEFGVTYPSLIDVDTAEAKLAFAASVPIQATPTTLVLDKQGRVAARIIGPIDGTSILSTLVKDALAEDS, encoded by the coding sequence GTGCCACTCGCCTCGACGGTTCCTCCGATCCGCAGCGGCCGCCCCTCCCGCATCCGGCCCGTCCGCCGGTCGGTCGGTGTCGCGCTCGCCGCGGTGCTCGCCATCGGTCTGAGCGCATGCGCTCCCGATCCCGTGAACGACTCGTTCCTCAGCGGAGACAACCCCGGATACGTGGCCGCCGACGGCGCGATCGTCGAGATCCCCGTCGCGGAACGCGGTGAGCCCGTGACAGCGTTCGGCGGCGTGACGGAAGACGGCGAGGACTTCGACAGTGCCGAGCTGGCGGGCAAGGTCACGGTCGTGAACTTCTGGTACGCCGGCTGCGCCCCGTGCCGCGTCGAAGCCGAAGACCTCGAGAACGTGTGGCAGGAGCAGGGCGGCGACGGCGTCGCCTTCCTCGGCATCAACACGCGGGATCAGGCCGACACGGCCAAGGCGTTCTCCGCCGAGTTCGGCGTGACCTACCCGAGCCTGATCGATGTCGACACCGCCGAGGCGAAGCTCGCATTCGCGGCATCCGTGCCGATCCAGGCGACGCCGACGACCCTCGTGCTCGACAAGCAGGGCAGGGTCGCCGCGCGCATCATCGGGCCCATCGACGGCACGTCGATCCTCTCGACGCTCGTCAAGGACGCGCTCGCGGAGGACTCGTGA
- the aspS gene encoding aspartate--tRNA ligase, which translates to MLRTHSAGSLRAEHIGQTVTLSGWVDRRRDHGGVAFIDLRDASGIAQVVIRDEEIAHPLRNEFVLKVTGEVSRRPDGNANPNLPTGEIELIATDVEVLNESAPLPFQVSTAVADTETVGEEARLKYRYLDLRRPAAASALRLRSNVYKAVRDVLHGEDFTEVETPTLTRSTPEGARDFVVPARLHPGSWYALPQSPQLFKQLLMVGGVEKYYQIARCYRDEDFRADRQPEFTQLDIEMSFVDQEDVITLMESLIQAMWKTIGVEVQTPLPRMTYAEAMSKYGSDKPDLRFGLELIEATEYFAETPFRVFQAEYVGAVRMPGGASQPRKQLDAWQDWAKQRGARGLAYVLFNEDGSLGGPAAKNLSEAEQAGLAEFVGASAGDCVFFAAGSTKESRALLGAARVEIGRRLGLLSPDEFAFTWVVDAPMFEPAADAVASGDVAVGAGAWTAVHHAFTGPKPEFQDTFDTDPGSALAYAYDIVCNGSELGGGSIRIHREDVQKRVFEVMGISDEVAQEQFGFLLDAFKFGAPPHGGIALGMDRVLQHLTKTESIRDVIAFPKSGNGFDPLTSAPAPITPEQRAEAGVDYEPEDDEA; encoded by the coding sequence GTGCTTCGCACCCACTCGGCAGGCTCACTGCGAGCCGAGCATATCGGTCAGACCGTCACCCTCTCGGGTTGGGTCGATCGCCGTCGTGATCACGGAGGAGTCGCGTTCATCGATCTGCGGGATGCATCGGGCATCGCCCAGGTCGTCATCCGCGACGAGGAGATCGCGCACCCGCTGCGCAACGAGTTCGTGCTCAAGGTCACCGGCGAGGTGTCGCGCCGCCCCGACGGCAACGCGAACCCGAACCTGCCGACCGGCGAGATCGAGCTCATCGCGACCGACGTCGAGGTTCTGAACGAGTCGGCCCCCCTGCCGTTCCAGGTGTCCACGGCTGTGGCGGACACCGAGACGGTGGGTGAAGAGGCGCGCCTCAAGTACCGCTACCTCGACCTGCGTCGCCCCGCCGCGGCATCCGCTCTGCGTCTGCGCTCGAACGTCTACAAGGCCGTGCGCGATGTGCTGCACGGCGAGGACTTCACCGAGGTCGAGACGCCGACCCTCACCCGCTCGACCCCCGAGGGCGCTCGCGACTTCGTCGTGCCCGCGCGTCTGCACCCGGGCAGCTGGTACGCCCTGCCGCAGTCGCCGCAGCTGTTCAAGCAGCTGCTCATGGTCGGCGGTGTCGAGAAGTACTACCAGATCGCGCGCTGCTACCGCGACGAGGACTTCCGCGCCGACCGCCAGCCGGAGTTCACGCAGCTCGACATCGAGATGAGCTTCGTCGACCAGGAAGACGTCATCACCCTGATGGAGTCGCTCATCCAGGCGATGTGGAAGACGATCGGCGTCGAGGTGCAGACCCCGCTGCCGCGCATGACCTACGCCGAGGCGATGTCGAAGTACGGCTCCGACAAGCCCGACCTGCGCTTCGGACTCGAGCTGATCGAGGCCACCGAGTACTTCGCCGAGACGCCCTTCCGCGTCTTCCAGGCAGAGTACGTGGGCGCCGTGCGCATGCCCGGCGGTGCCTCGCAGCCCCGCAAGCAGCTCGACGCGTGGCAGGACTGGGCGAAGCAGCGTGGAGCCCGCGGCCTCGCCTACGTGCTCTTCAACGAGGACGGCTCGCTCGGCGGCCCCGCCGCCAAGAACCTGTCGGAGGCCGAGCAGGCCGGACTCGCCGAGTTCGTCGGCGCCTCCGCCGGTGACTGCGTCTTCTTCGCGGCGGGATCGACGAAGGAGAGCCGTGCGCTCCTCGGCGCCGCACGCGTCGAGATCGGCCGTCGCCTCGGCCTGCTGAGCCCCGACGAGTTCGCCTTCACGTGGGTCGTCGACGCGCCGATGTTCGAGCCGGCAGCCGACGCCGTCGCATCCGGAGACGTCGCCGTCGGCGCCGGAGCCTGGACCGCCGTGCACCACGCGTTCACCGGCCCCAAGCCGGAGTTCCAGGACACGTTCGACACCGACCCCGGGTCCGCTCTCGCCTACGCGTACGACATCGTCTGCAACGGCTCCGAGCTCGGCGGCGGATCGATCCGCATCCACCGCGAAGACGTGCAGAAGCGCGTGTTCGAGGTCATGGGCATCAGCGACGAGGTCGCGCAGGAGCAGTTCGGCTTCCTGCTCGACGCGTTCAAGTTCGGCGCTCCCCCGCACGGCGGGATCGCGCTCGGCATGGACCGCGTGCTGCAGCACCTGACGAAGACCGAGTCGATCCGCGACGTCATCGCCTTCCCGAAGTCCGGCAACGGCTTCGACCCGCTGACCTCCGCGCCGGCTCCGATCACGCCCGAGCAGCGCGCCGAGGCCGGCGTCGACTACGAGCCCGAGGACGACGAGGCCTGA
- a CDS encoding ABC transporter substrate-binding protein: MTNFHRRARIGAGIALFTAAALGLTACATGAETPAAAGEGDAVDAAAATSVDDFGSFADLEAAAKAEGQLNVIALPRDWANYGEIIDLFTEKYPEITVNEASPDVSSAEEIQAAKTNEGLDTAPDVFDLGLTVALQNTDVFAPYQVQTWDEIPDELKEPTGLFVGDYGGYMSIGYDSSKFDAPKTLDDLKDAAYKGAVAINGDPTQAGAAFAAVGLATVQSDGTLDDFQPGIDFFADLQKAGNLLKVDVTTATVASGETPVVFDWDYLNAAHAADNKNWKVVVLDGTGYAGYYNQAINKDAPNPAAARLWQEFLYSDEVQNLWLKGGARPARMEAMTEAGTIDADLAAALPKVPSETVVPTEEQSTNAGTLLGEKWAAAVQ; the protein is encoded by the coding sequence ATGACCAACTTCCACCGCCGCGCGCGCATCGGCGCGGGCATCGCCCTGTTCACCGCCGCCGCGCTCGGCCTCACCGCCTGCGCGACCGGAGCAGAGACCCCCGCCGCCGCCGGCGAGGGCGATGCCGTCGACGCCGCCGCCGCGACCTCGGTCGACGACTTCGGCTCGTTCGCCGACCTCGAGGCTGCCGCGAAGGCCGAGGGCCAGCTCAACGTCATCGCGCTTCCGCGGGACTGGGCGAACTACGGCGAGATCATCGATCTCTTCACCGAGAAGTATCCGGAGATCACCGTCAACGAGGCCTCGCCCGACGTCTCGAGCGCCGAGGAGATCCAGGCGGCGAAGACGAACGAGGGCCTGGACACCGCGCCCGACGTGTTCGACCTCGGCCTGACGGTCGCGCTGCAGAACACCGATGTGTTCGCGCCGTACCAGGTGCAGACGTGGGACGAAATCCCCGATGAGCTCAAGGAGCCGACCGGCCTGTTCGTCGGCGACTACGGCGGGTACATGTCGATCGGCTACGACTCGTCGAAGTTCGACGCCCCGAAGACCCTCGACGACCTGAAGGACGCCGCCTACAAGGGTGCGGTCGCCATCAACGGCGACCCGACGCAGGCAGGCGCGGCGTTCGCGGCTGTGGGTCTCGCGACCGTGCAGTCCGATGGCACGCTCGACGACTTCCAGCCCGGCATCGACTTCTTCGCCGACCTGCAGAAGGCGGGCAACCTGCTCAAGGTCGACGTCACCACGGCGACCGTCGCGAGCGGCGAGACGCCGGTCGTCTTCGACTGGGATTACCTGAACGCCGCGCACGCGGCCGACAACAAGAACTGGAAGGTCGTCGTCCTCGACGGCACCGGATACGCGGGCTACTACAACCAGGCGATCAACAAGGATGCCCCGAACCCGGCAGCCGCACGCCTGTGGCAGGAGTTCCTCTACAGCGACGAGGTGCAGAACCTGTGGCTCAAGGGCGGCGCCCGTCCCGCGCGCATGGAGGCCATGACCGAGGCCGGCACGATCGACGCCGACCTGGCCGCGGCCCTGCCCAAGGTCCCGAGCGAGACGGTCGTGCCGACCGAGGAGCAGTCGACGAACGCCGGCACGCTGCTCGGCGAGAAGTGGGCAGCGGCCGTCCAGTGA